One Gemella haemolysans ATCC 10379 genomic window carries:
- the trpS gene encoding tryptophan--tRNA ligase, giving the protein MTKIILTGDRPTGKLHLGHYVGSLKNRIALQNEDDTEVFIMIADQQALTDNADNPGKVIENITEVALDYLAVGIDPKKTTIFIQSQIPQLAELYMYYMNLVSVSRLHRNPTVKQEINDKKFGESIPAGFFTYPVSQAADITAFKATHVPVGEDQKPMLEQTREIVRDFNRTYNKEVLVLPEIVLPPKNHARLVGIDGQGKMSKSLNNGIYLGDSEENIKAKIMKMYTDPNHIKIEDPGQVEGNVVFKYLDIFDTRVDEVAELKEHYSRGGLGDMKLKRRLNDVMQDYLRPIRERREEFAKDKAEVYRMLKAGSEKAEKVASATLDEVKDAMGINYFKK; this is encoded by the coding sequence ATGACAAAAATTATTTTAACTGGAGATAGACCAACTGGTAAACTTCACTTAGGACACTATGTTGGTTCTTTAAAAAACCGTATAGCTTTACAAAATGAAGATGATACTGAAGTATTTATTATGATTGCCGATCAACAAGCTCTTACTGATAATGCTGATAACCCTGGAAAAGTTATCGAAAATATTACAGAAGTTGCACTTGATTATCTTGCCGTTGGAATCGATCCTAAAAAAACTACTATTTTTATTCAATCACAAATTCCACAACTTGCAGAACTATACATGTACTACATGAATTTGGTATCAGTTTCTAGACTACACCGTAACCCAACTGTAAAACAGGAAATTAATGACAAAAAATTCGGTGAAAGTATTCCTGCAGGATTCTTTACTTATCCTGTAAGCCAAGCTGCGGATATTACTGCCTTTAAAGCAACGCACGTTCCTGTTGGTGAAGATCAAAAACCAATGCTTGAACAAACACGTGAAATCGTTCGTGATTTTAATAGAACATACAATAAAGAAGTTCTAGTATTGCCTGAGATTGTACTTCCACCAAAAAATCATGCTCGTCTTGTTGGTATTGATGGACAAGGAAAGATGAGTAAAAGTTTAAATAACGGTATTTACTTAGGCGATAGCGAAGAAAACATTAAAGCTAAAATCATGAAAATGTACACTGATCCAAATCATATTAAAATTGAAGATCCAGGCCAAGTTGAAGGAAATGTAGTATTTAAATACTTAGACATTTTCGATACTCGAGTTGATGAAGTTGCAGAACTTAAAGAACACTACTCACGTGGTGGACTTGGTGACATGAAACTAAAACGTCGTTTAAATGATGTAATGCAAGACTACTTACGCCCTATAAGAGAGCGTCGTGAAGAATTTGCAAAAGATAAAGCTGAAGTATACAGAATGCTTAAAGCCGGAAGTGAAAAAGCTGAGAAAGTTGCATCTGCTACTTTAGATGAAGTAAAAGATGCAATGGGAATTAATTACTTCAAAAAATAA